A window of the Candidatus Polarisedimenticolia bacterium genome harbors these coding sequences:
- a CDS encoding DUF4097 family beta strand repeat-containing protein, with product MRRRDFALLVLILLIGAGLQLGQQIKQGRLPLGIEVDGLDFMRGPLHTFSESREAPLREGALLAIDAGRGDVEVRTWNEPKVRVEVRKELRAESAEAAAKIAGSVRLSLDAGADGLMVRMVPEGGAGRAGGLRSSFTVTAPPQSRLRVTATQGDVTLRGIAGDTFVQTAHGDVTVEDLGGACEIVNRHGEVRADSVKGRLKIADEHDDVTVSQAGSDVEIDSAHGAVSVTGARGSVKIRDRHGEVRVEEAGGNVDVEAPHCSVTLRKIGGAVTARVEADPLEVSDVAGAVTVNAELTSVRLAGVRGRIEVEGKHTDVSLDRPGSDVEVRTTHQEIDLSGPSPGFRIDAASEGGEIQSDLAALRLPEEEVSRFAATVGDGRVRYKLFTSHSTIRIAGGAPAEKP from the coding sequence ATGAGACGTCGCGACTTCGCCCTGCTGGTCCTCATCCTCCTGATCGGCGCCGGCCTCCAGCTCGGACAGCAGATCAAGCAGGGCCGGCTTCCCCTCGGCATCGAGGTCGACGGGCTCGATTTCATGCGCGGTCCGCTGCACACCTTCTCCGAGTCGCGGGAGGCGCCGCTGCGCGAGGGCGCTCTGCTCGCGATCGACGCCGGGCGCGGCGACGTGGAGGTGCGGACCTGGAACGAGCCCAAGGTGCGCGTCGAGGTCCGCAAGGAGCTGCGCGCGGAGAGCGCCGAGGCGGCGGCGAAGATCGCCGGCTCCGTCCGGCTGAGCCTCGACGCCGGCGCGGACGGCTTGATGGTCCGCATGGTCCCCGAAGGTGGCGCCGGCCGGGCGGGCGGCCTGCGGAGCAGCTTCACCGTGACGGCCCCGCCGCAATCCCGGCTCCGCGTCACCGCCACCCAGGGCGACGTGACGCTCCGGGGGATCGCCGGCGATACCTTCGTGCAGACGGCGCACGGCGACGTGACCGTCGAGGATCTGGGCGGCGCCTGCGAGATCGTGAATCGTCACGGCGAGGTGCGCGCCGACTCGGTGAAAGGAAGGCTCAAGATCGCCGACGAGCACGACGACGTGACCGTCTCCCAGGCCGGCTCGGACGTGGAGATCGACTCGGCGCACGGCGCCGTCTCGGTCACGGGGGCGCGCGGCAGCGTCAAGATCCGCGATCGTCACGGCGAAGTCCGCGTGGAGGAGGCGGGGGGAAACGTCGACGTGGAGGCGCCCCATTGCTCCGTCACGCTCCGGAAGATTGGCGGCGCCGTGACGGCCCGCGTCGAGGCCGACCCCCTTGAAGTCTCCGACGTGGCCGGGGCCGTGACGGTGAACGCCGAGCTGACCAGCGTGCGTCTCGCCGGGGTCCGCGGCAGAATCGAGGTCGAAGGAAAGCACACCGACGTCAGCCTCGACCGCCCCGGCTCCGACGTGGAGGTCCGGACGACCCATCAGGAGATCGATCTTTCGGGCCCGTCCCCCGGCTTTCGCATCGACGCCGCCTCGGAGGGGGGTGAGATTCAGAGCGACCTGGCCGCCCTGCGCCTTCCCGAGGAAGAAGTGTCCCGGTTCGCGGCGACGGTGGGCGACGGCCGGGTCCGCTACAAGCTCTTCACTTCCCACAGCACGATCCGCATCGCGGGCGGCGCGCCAGCCGAGAAGCCCTAG
- a CDS encoding DUF5668 domain-containing protein, which yields MTVRNRGESLIWGLFVLLLGLVLLLGNLRPEWHIWRNLWKFWPVILIVMGINALMRYFSAHSTLPPEPPR from the coding sequence ATGACCGTTCGGAACCGCGGCGAGTCGCTGATTTGGGGTCTTTTCGTGCTGTTGCTGGGCCTGGTTCTCCTGCTCGGGAATCTCCGTCCTGAGTGGCACATCTGGCGCAACCTCTGGAAGTTCTGGCCGGTGATCCTGATCGTCATGGGGATCAACGCCCTGATGCGCTATTTCTCCGCCCACTCGACGCTCCCGCCCGAGCCGCCTCGATGA
- a CDS encoding lysylphosphatidylglycerol synthase transmembrane domain-containing protein, with protein MKRLIRVGLSIVLSLVLIAICFRGTDPKAVWAALRQARPGYLAVAVALSLLTFAVRALRWRVLLGHLRRGVPFVSLFNCTVIGFMVSYVLPGRVGELARPVLLAVKERMSKGSVIATVALARMMDFLTVLLFFSVYLIGFSSRLPASGSEWMHQFRSWGIVVGAAILAAVIGLYAIVLLRTHLFDRLEAWTRPGGWARGVVDFFHAVVRGFEVLKGGRALAGSMILTLVTWCIIDLSILAGLRAFGIRLDFADVFLLIAFLAGGIAVPTPGGLGAYQAAGLFCLVTFFGIGQDLALAAIWAQWGLAVIPVLALGAVLIWKEGLTLGQVGKMVRKEESVAR; from the coding sequence ATGAAGCGCCTGATCCGTGTGGGACTCAGCATAGTCCTTTCCCTGGTCCTCATCGCGATCTGCTTCCGCGGCACCGATCCGAAGGCGGTCTGGGCGGCCTTGCGCCAGGCGCGCCCGGGTTACCTGGCCGTCGCCGTCGCGCTGTCCCTTCTGACGTTCGCCGTCAGGGCGCTGCGGTGGCGCGTCCTTCTGGGCCACCTGCGGCGCGGCGTGCCGTTCGTCAGCTTGTTCAACTGCACCGTCATCGGCTTCATGGTCTCTTACGTCCTGCCCGGGCGGGTGGGGGAGCTGGCGCGCCCGGTTCTCCTCGCGGTCAAGGAGCGGATGAGCAAGGGGTCGGTGATCGCCACGGTGGCCCTCGCCCGGATGATGGATTTTCTGACCGTCCTGCTTTTCTTCTCCGTCTACCTGATCGGCTTTTCCTCCCGCCTCCCCGCGAGCGGTTCGGAATGGATGCACCAGTTCCGCTCCTGGGGCATCGTGGTCGGCGCGGCCATTCTCGCGGCGGTGATCGGACTGTACGCCATCGTGCTGTTGCGCACCCACCTGTTCGATCGGCTGGAGGCGTGGACCCGCCCCGGCGGCTGGGCGCGCGGCGTGGTGGATTTCTTCCACGCCGTGGTCCGCGGCTTCGAGGTGCTCAAGGGGGGACGCGCCCTGGCGGGTTCGATGATTCTGACGCTGGTCACCTGGTGCATCATCGATTTGAGCATCCTGGCCGGGCTGAGAGCCTTCGGGATTCGGCTGGACTTTGCCGACGTGTTCCTGCTGATCGCCTTCCTGGCGGGCGGCATCGCCGTTCCGACGCCCGGAGGGCTGGGCGCCTACCAGGCGGCCGGCCTGTTCTGCCTGGTGACGTTCTTCGGGATCGGCCAGGATCTGGCGCTGGCCGCCATTTGGGCGCAGTGGGGCCTGGCCGTGATCCCGGTGTTGGCGCTGGGGGCGGTTCTGATCTGGAAGGAGGGCCTGACACTCGGGCAGGTGGGGAAGATGGTCCGAAAAGAAGAGTCGGTGGCGCGATGA
- the nrdR gene encoding transcriptional regulator NrdR, whose amino-acid sequence MKCPFCGHAEDKVVDSREGKEGRVVRRRRECLSCARRFTTYERVDEIPYMVVKKDGRREPFDRNKLLTGLVKACEKRPVPMSVLEKVVDEIENLLQESPEKELPAAAIGERLMGRLRDLDQVAYVRFASVYRQFGDLNEFMEELKTLLGQRK is encoded by the coding sequence ATGAAGTGCCCGTTCTGCGGACATGCCGAAGACAAGGTGGTCGATTCCCGCGAAGGGAAGGAGGGGCGCGTGGTCCGCCGACGCCGGGAGTGCCTCTCCTGCGCCCGCCGCTTCACCACCTACGAGCGCGTCGACGAGATTCCCTACATGGTGGTGAAGAAAGACGGCCGGCGCGAACCTTTCGATCGGAACAAGCTCCTGACCGGATTGGTGAAGGCTTGCGAGAAGCGGCCGGTTCCGATGAGCGTCCTGGAGAAGGTGGTGGATGAAATCGAGAACCTCCTCCAGGAAAGCCCCGAAAAGGAGCTTCCGGCCGCCGCCATCGGGGAGAGGCTCATGGGGCGGCTGCGGGACCTGGATCAGGTCGCCTACGTCCGGTTCGCCAGCGTCTACCGTCAGTTCGGCGATCTGAACGAGTTCATGGAGGAGCTGAAAACGCTCCTGGGACAAAGGAAATAG
- a CDS encoding Hsp20/alpha crystallin family protein: protein METFRPFFELNRIQNEINRLFEHLSELHEGSDPAASWTPNVDIYEGANDLVLKFDLPGVDPGSVHLSVNGNNLILRGNKPRTEPRPGAKFHCLERGFGSFKRVVRLGTPINTHQALTDYRDGLLKITFPKVPNRRGEEVAIPIKETA from the coding sequence ATGGAAACCTTTCGTCCGTTCTTCGAGCTGAACCGGATCCAGAACGAGATCAACCGTCTCTTCGAGCACCTCTCGGAGCTTCACGAGGGCAGCGACCCGGCCGCCTCGTGGACTCCGAACGTCGACATCTACGAGGGCGCGAACGACTTGGTGCTCAAGTTCGACCTGCCCGGAGTGGATCCGGGAAGCGTCCATCTTTCCGTCAACGGAAACAACCTGATCCTCCGGGGGAACAAGCCCCGGACGGAGCCGCGGCCCGGAGCGAAGTTCCACTGCCTGGAGCGGGGATTCGGCTCCTTCAAGCGGGTCGTCCGCCTGGGCACGCCCATCAACACGCACCAGGCCCTCACCGATTACCGCGATGGACTGCTCAAGATCACCTTCCCCAAGGTGCCGAACCGCCGCGGGGAGGAGGTCGCGATCCCCATCAAGGAGACCGCATGA
- the lon gene encoding endopeptidase La, with amino-acid sequence MTSYRADLPEDQLKIPKHLPVLPLRDLVVYPFIIVPLSVSRERSLKAVDLALAENRMILLLTQKDSNVEEPAETDLYPIGTVAVIMRMLKLPDGRVRVLVQGVSRAKVEEFETGLPYLRSRITRIAEPGVSGPSLEQEALMRNVKKCLEKSASLGKSISSEVMVIASNLEDPGRLADLTASNLELKVEDAQMILRIVEPLQRLRKVNEFLGKEIELLTMQQEINTHAREEIDKSQREYFLRQQLKAIQTELGEGNELAEEVEQYREKAEKAGMPKAVLEEVERQIKKLERMHPDSAETATVRNYLDWMVSLPWSAQSKDNLDLTKARAILDEDHYGLEPIKERILEYLSVRKLKKKMKGPILCFVGPPGVGKTSLGRSIARALGRKFVRISLGGVRDEAEIRGHRRTYVGAMPGKIIQSLHQAGTANPILMMDEVDKIGADYRGDPSSALLEVLDPEQNVSFRDHYLNVPYDLSNVMFITTANLLDPIHPAFRDRMEVIHLSGYTEEEKQHIARRHLIPKQIEENGLLPEQIAFSDSSLRGIISGYTREAGLRNLEREIAKVCRKVARQVAEGKSAATRINPSALSTYLGVSKVTPEAALKVNQVGVATGLAWTATGGDILFVEATTMTGKGKLILTGQLGDVMRESAQAALSYARSRAREFGIADDYFATHDVHVHVPEGAIPKDGPSAGITMATAMLSAFIDQPVNRMVAMTGEITLRGNVLPIGGLKEKILAARRAKIPAIIVPEGNRKHLEEIPRDVRKGLALYFVSDVKEVFPLALEPPTDRRDARRDRPDPGRYAAV; translated from the coding sequence ATGACGAGCTACCGGGCCGATCTTCCGGAAGACCAGCTCAAGATCCCCAAGCACCTCCCGGTGCTTCCGCTGCGGGATCTCGTCGTCTACCCCTTCATCATCGTCCCCCTCTCGGTCAGCCGGGAGCGCTCGCTGAAGGCGGTGGATCTGGCGCTGGCGGAGAACCGGATGATCCTCCTGCTGACCCAGAAGGACAGCAACGTGGAGGAGCCGGCGGAGACCGACCTCTACCCGATCGGCACCGTGGCGGTCATCATGCGCATGCTGAAGCTCCCCGACGGCCGGGTCCGGGTCCTGGTGCAAGGCGTCAGCCGGGCGAAGGTGGAGGAGTTCGAGACCGGCCTGCCCTATCTCCGATCGCGCATCACGCGCATCGCGGAGCCGGGGGTGAGCGGCCCCTCGCTGGAGCAGGAGGCGCTCATGCGCAACGTGAAGAAGTGCCTGGAGAAGAGCGCCTCCCTGGGAAAGTCGATCTCCTCCGAGGTGATGGTGATCGCCTCGAACCTGGAGGACCCCGGCCGCCTCGCCGATCTCACCGCCTCGAACCTGGAGCTCAAGGTCGAAGACGCCCAGATGATTCTCCGGATCGTCGAGCCCCTCCAAAGGCTGAGGAAGGTGAACGAGTTCCTCGGCAAGGAGATCGAGCTGCTGACGATGCAGCAGGAGATCAACACCCACGCCCGCGAGGAGATCGACAAGTCCCAGCGCGAATACTTCCTGCGCCAGCAACTCAAAGCGATCCAGACCGAGCTCGGCGAGGGGAACGAGCTGGCGGAGGAGGTGGAGCAGTACCGGGAGAAGGCCGAGAAAGCCGGCATGCCCAAGGCGGTCCTCGAAGAGGTGGAGCGCCAGATCAAGAAGCTGGAGAGGATGCATCCCGATTCCGCCGAGACCGCGACGGTGCGGAACTATCTCGACTGGATGGTCTCGCTGCCGTGGTCGGCGCAGAGCAAGGACAACCTGGACCTGACCAAGGCCCGGGCAATCCTCGACGAGGATCATTACGGCCTGGAGCCGATCAAGGAGCGCATCCTCGAGTACCTCTCGGTCCGCAAGCTGAAGAAGAAGATGAAGGGGCCGATCCTCTGCTTCGTCGGGCCGCCGGGAGTCGGCAAGACGTCGCTGGGCCGCAGCATCGCCCGGGCCCTGGGAAGGAAGTTCGTGCGCATCTCCCTGGGAGGAGTGCGCGACGAAGCGGAGATCCGGGGCCACCGGCGCACCTACGTCGGGGCGATGCCGGGGAAGATCATCCAGAGCCTGCACCAGGCCGGGACGGCCAACCCGATCCTGATGATGGACGAGGTCGACAAGATCGGGGCCGACTACCGCGGCGATCCTTCGTCGGCGCTGCTCGAGGTCCTCGATCCCGAGCAGAACGTCAGCTTTCGCGACCACTACCTGAACGTTCCCTACGACCTCAGCAACGTGATGTTCATAACCACGGCGAACCTGCTCGATCCGATCCACCCCGCGTTCCGGGACCGCATGGAGGTGATCCATCTCTCCGGCTACACGGAGGAGGAAAAGCAGCACATCGCCCGGCGCCACCTGATCCCGAAGCAGATCGAGGAGAACGGCTTGCTCCCCGAGCAGATCGCCTTCAGCGATTCGTCGCTGCGGGGGATCATCTCGGGCTACACGCGGGAGGCGGGACTGAGGAACCTGGAGCGCGAGATCGCCAAGGTCTGCCGCAAGGTGGCCCGCCAAGTCGCGGAAGGGAAGAGCGCCGCCACCCGGATCAATCCTTCCGCCCTGTCGACCTATCTGGGCGTGTCGAAGGTGACGCCGGAGGCGGCCTTGAAGGTGAATCAAGTGGGGGTCGCCACCGGACTGGCCTGGACCGCCACGGGAGGGGACATCCTTTTCGTCGAAGCGACCACGATGACGGGGAAGGGGAAGCTCATCCTGACCGGACAGCTCGGAGACGTGATGCGGGAATCGGCCCAGGCGGCCCTTTCCTACGCCCGCTCGCGGGCCCGCGAGTTCGGCATCGCGGACGATTACTTCGCCACGCACGACGTCCACGTCCACGTCCCGGAGGGAGCGATCCCCAAGGACGGACCTTCGGCCGGGATCACGATGGCGACCGCCATGCTCTCCGCGTTCATCGATCAGCCCGTCAACCGGATGGTGGCCATGACCGGGGAGATCACCCTGCGCGGCAACGTCCTGCCGATCGGAGGGCTCAAGGAGAAGATTCTGGCGGCGCGCCGGGCGAAGATTCCGGCGATCATCGTCCCCGAGGGAAACCGGAAGCACCTGGAAGAGATTCCGCGCGACGTCCGCAAGGGCCTGGCGCTCTACTTCGTTTCCGACGTCAAGGAAGTCTTCCCCCTGGCGCTCGAGCCGCCGACCGATCGACGGGATGCCCGGCGCGATCGCCCGGATCCAGGCCGGTACGCGGCCGTCTGA
- the thiL gene encoding thiamine-phosphate kinase → MPGAIARIQAGTRPSDPRHLTHSPTDAAKELRLSRWSAAGEESLVRRIRRIFPPPPAGVRVAIGDDAACVRLSGGEDLVLTTDQMVEGVHFRRSTHPPELLGARALTVNLSDVAGMGARPRWFLLSLFLPQDLPDRYLEGLLAGLSTEARRRRVSLVGGNLTASPVLAVDICLAGSLPRGTKPLLRSGGRAGDLLFVTGSLGGSALGLELLQEGWRLTGQRAARRGQGARLAAAALRSHLAPAPDYTLARNLARRRIASAAIDLSDGLSTDLHRLCLASGTGARIETERLPVSEAALRLRGKAAAIGMALHGGEDYQLLFAVPPRKIEALERLARAPRITRIGVLTSSPKRLVAVSAGKAVPLIPAGHDHLRGGGTRRR, encoded by the coding sequence ATGCCCGGCGCGATCGCCCGGATCCAGGCCGGTACGCGGCCGTCTGATCCCCGTCACCTGACGCATTCGCCGACCGACGCGGCAAAGGAGCTCCGCCTGTCTCGATGGAGCGCCGCCGGCGAGGAAAGTCTCGTCCGCCGGATCCGCCGGATTTTTCCGCCTCCGCCCGCCGGCGTTCGCGTGGCGATCGGGGACGATGCTGCCTGCGTCCGGCTCTCCGGGGGCGAAGACCTCGTCCTCACGACCGACCAGATGGTGGAAGGGGTCCATTTCCGCCGTTCCACCCATCCTCCGGAGCTTCTGGGAGCGCGGGCGCTCACGGTCAACCTCAGCGACGTCGCCGGCATGGGGGCGCGGCCGCGCTGGTTCCTGCTGAGCCTGTTCCTGCCGCAGGACCTTCCCGATCGCTATCTCGAGGGGCTCCTCGCCGGCCTTTCTACGGAAGCGCGTCGCCGGCGCGTGAGCCTCGTGGGAGGGAACCTGACGGCTTCGCCCGTTCTGGCGGTTGACATCTGCCTGGCGGGGAGCCTGCCGCGGGGAACGAAGCCTCTTCTGCGCAGCGGCGGGAGAGCCGGGGACCTGCTGTTCGTCACCGGATCCCTCGGCGGGTCGGCCCTGGGGCTGGAGCTGCTCCAGGAAGGCTGGCGGCTGACGGGGCAGCGGGCGGCGCGGAGGGGACAGGGCGCGCGGCTCGCCGCGGCCGCCTTGAGGAGCCATCTCGCGCCGGCTCCCGACTATACGCTGGCCCGGAATCTGGCGCGCCGGCGAATCGCTTCGGCGGCGATCGACCTGAGCGACGGGCTCTCCACCGATCTCCATCGCCTTTGCCTGGCGAGCGGGACGGGAGCTCGGATCGAGACCGAGCGTCTTCCGGTTTCGGAGGCCGCGCTCCGGCTGCGCGGGAAAGCGGCGGCGATTGGCATGGCCCTCCACGGCGGCGAGGACTACCAGCTCCTCTTCGCGGTCCCTCCCCGCAAGATCGAGGCGCTCGAGCGCCTGGCGCGAGCGCCCCGGATCACGCGGATCGGGGTTCTCACCTCGAGCCCGAAGCGATTGGTGGCCGTCTCCGCCGGAAAGGCGGTCCCTTTGATCCCGGCCGGGCACGACCATCTGCGCGGCGGTGGGACCCGCCGCCGTTAA
- a CDS encoding RNA polymerase sigma factor, translating to MDERDLIRKSQAGDLQAFERLVLARRAQVFRVARQIVGNDEEAKDIAQMVFVRLWQTLPRYREGGSFGAYLHRITVNLAFDAARQRESREWARGMDARELEELAGTARPAENPEPGEIQRIFAILSRRLGSRQKAAFVLREIEGMSTQDVSEILGMSESTVRNHVHAARKVLQEGLRRFFPEYARGKDGTEE from the coding sequence ATGGACGAGAGGGACCTGATTCGCAAGTCCCAGGCGGGGGACCTTCAGGCCTTCGAACGGCTGGTCCTGGCGCGGCGGGCGCAGGTCTTTCGCGTCGCGCGCCAGATCGTGGGGAACGACGAGGAGGCGAAGGACATCGCGCAAATGGTCTTCGTCCGATTGTGGCAGACGCTGCCGCGGTACCGCGAAGGAGGGTCGTTCGGAGCCTACCTCCACCGCATCACCGTGAACCTGGCCTTCGATGCGGCCCGGCAGCGGGAGTCGCGCGAATGGGCCCGGGGGATGGACGCCCGGGAGCTGGAAGAGCTGGCCGGAACGGCTCGCCCGGCGGAGAATCCGGAGCCCGGCGAGATTCAGAGGATCTTCGCAATCCTGTCGCGCCGGCTGGGCTCCCGGCAGAAAGCGGCGTTCGTCCTGCGGGAAATCGAGGGAATGAGCACCCAGGACGTCTCGGAAATCCTGGGAATGAGCGAATCGACGGTGCGCAATCACGTGCACGCGGCGCGGAAGGTTCTGCAGGAAGGGCTTCGCAGGTTTTTTCCCGAATACGCCCGCGGCAAGGACGGGACGGAGGAATGA
- a CDS encoding secretin N-terminal domain-containing protein has protein sequence MTPRPRGLVRVGLPLLLLITLPVLSDPVPAPRPHLPTQLFTVRFKDVNDVYLLIEPLLSQRGSVQMQPRLRTLAVTDDEETLKKIEALIQSYDLPPKSVAVALQLILATAAEKPPETISPRIRGVIQKLNEISTKWSDYRLLGSATVPCSEGEKASAELGEDYRISFAVDYAIDEQKLVRFKRLVLDRRDRSRDAESSEATYTRVLDTALNLKEDKLYIFGASKMEGSSRALFMTISASTQR, from the coding sequence ATGACACCTCGCCCGAGAGGGCTGGTCCGGGTCGGCCTGCCGCTCCTCCTTCTCATCACGCTTCCCGTCCTGTCGGATCCGGTCCCGGCGCCACGGCCGCATCTCCCGACGCAGCTCTTCACCGTCCGCTTCAAGGACGTAAACGACGTCTACCTGCTGATCGAGCCGCTGCTCTCGCAGCGGGGATCGGTGCAGATGCAGCCTCGTCTCAGGACCCTGGCGGTCACGGACGACGAGGAGACGCTCAAGAAGATCGAAGCGCTGATCCAGAGCTACGACCTGCCTCCCAAGAGCGTGGCGGTGGCTCTGCAGCTCATCCTCGCCACCGCGGCCGAGAAACCTCCCGAGACGATCTCGCCCCGCATTCGCGGCGTGATCCAGAAGCTCAACGAGATCTCGACGAAATGGTCGGACTACCGGCTGCTGGGCAGCGCCACCGTGCCGTGCAGCGAGGGAGAGAAGGCGAGTGCGGAGCTGGGCGAGGATTACCGCATCAGCTTCGCGGTGGACTACGCGATCGACGAGCAGAAACTGGTGCGGTTCAAGCGGCTGGTCCTGGACCGCCGCGACCGCTCGCGCGACGCCGAATCGTCGGAGGCGACCTACACCCGGGTCCTCGACACGGCGCTGAACCTGAAGGAGGACAAGCTCTACATCTTCGGCGCGTCGAAGATGGAGGGAAGCTCCCGGGCGCTTTTCATGACGATCTCCGCGTCGACGCAGCGCTAG
- a CDS encoding type II secretion system F family protein — translation MPEFVCRMGTVEGDVIERVYVSDDADALRKDLERKDYLIFSIRKKGGALGLFPAMGRKKIKMKDFLIFNQQLAALIQAGLPIVSSLDVLLERRKNPIFRKALTDIRDQVKAGAALSEAFDSQGDLFPKIYSSSLASGERSGEVATVLKRYIAHSRKLMTLKGRVVAALIYPAILFFMSFVVVGILIYYVLPKFATIYEGFGGIENLPLITKILVGASLFVQNHVIAIVAAALTGFLAFSAWRRTPSGMLAVDRWKLGIPFIGGIIQKYCASRFARTLGTLVTGGIPLVTSLEIAGPAAGNRVFESRLEAVSRKVREGNALAQSLDETGLFSDLALEMIKVGESTGALQEMLENVSQFYDEEIDNSLQTIEALLVPVMLVVMGAIIASILLAIYLPLIKSYGMQGR, via the coding sequence ATGCCGGAATTTGTTTGCCGGATGGGAACGGTGGAAGGGGACGTGATCGAGCGGGTCTACGTCTCGGACGACGCCGACGCCCTCCGCAAGGACCTCGAGCGCAAGGACTATCTCATCTTCTCCATCCGGAAGAAGGGCGGGGCGCTCGGGCTCTTCCCGGCGATGGGCCGCAAGAAGATCAAGATGAAGGATTTCTTGATCTTCAACCAGCAGCTCGCGGCCCTGATTCAGGCGGGCCTGCCGATCGTTTCCAGCCTCGACGTCCTGCTGGAGCGCCGGAAGAATCCGATCTTCCGGAAGGCCCTCACCGACATCCGGGACCAGGTCAAGGCGGGGGCCGCCCTCTCCGAGGCGTTCGACTCCCAGGGAGATCTCTTCCCGAAGATCTACTCCTCCTCGCTGGCGTCGGGAGAGCGCAGCGGGGAGGTGGCCACGGTCCTCAAGCGGTACATCGCGCACTCCAGGAAGCTGATGACCCTGAAGGGCCGCGTCGTGGCGGCGCTGATCTACCCGGCGATCCTCTTCTTCATGTCCTTCGTCGTGGTGGGAATCCTCATCTATTACGTCCTCCCCAAGTTCGCCACCATCTACGAGGGGTTCGGCGGGATCGAGAACCTGCCCCTCATCACGAAGATCCTCGTCGGCGCCTCGCTCTTCGTGCAGAACCACGTGATCGCCATCGTCGCGGCGGCCCTCACGGGCTTCCTGGCCTTCTCGGCCTGGCGGCGGACGCCCTCGGGCATGCTGGCGGTGGACCGCTGGAAGCTGGGGATTCCGTTCATCGGCGGCATCATCCAGAAGTATTGCGCCTCCCGCTTCGCCCGGACGCTCGGCACCCTGGTCACCGGCGGGATCCCGCTCGTCACCTCGCTCGAGATCGCCGGTCCGGCCGCGGGCAACCGCGTCTTCGAGAGCCGCCTGGAAGCGGTGTCGCGCAAGGTCCGCGAAGGCAACGCCCTGGCCCAGTCGCTCGACGAGACGGGGCTCTTCTCGGACCTCGCCCTGGAGATGATCAAGGTGGGAGAGTCGACCGGGGCCCTCCAGGAGATGCTGGAGAACGTCTCGCAGTTCTACGACGAAGAGATCGACAACAGCCTGCAGACGATCGAGGCGCTGCTCGTGCCGGTGATGCTGGTGGTGATGGGGGCCATCATCGCGTCGATTCTGCTGGCGATCTACCTGCCCCTCATCAAGAGTTACGGCATGCAAGGGCGCTAG